From the Cryptomeria japonica chromosome 2, Sugi_1.0, whole genome shotgun sequence genome, one window contains:
- the LOC131048504 gene encoding granule-bound starch synthase 2, chloroplastic/amyloplastic: ILHVINLQGRGQLDDFRLLTLPDHYLEKFMLEDPIGGTHLNIFMAGLKTAHRLVAVSHTYAWECQTQEGGWGLHDVLKENRWKLRGIVNGIDSEWNPEFDVHLISDGYVNYSLNTLETGKATCKSALQRELGLPVCSDVPLISFIGRLDQQKGIDVIAEAMPWMMEQDLQLVMLGAGREDLETMLHSFEVQYRDKFRGWVGFSVRTAHHIIAGADILLMPSRFEPCGLNQLYAMQYGTIPVVHAVGGLKDTVKPYDPLANSGTGWTFEPAESAALIDALGNALRTYHDFKQSWLSLQKCCMSQDLSWDNAAQQYEEVLLSAKYQW, from the coding sequence attctTCATGTCATAAATTTGCAGGGCCGGGGTCAACTAGATGATTTCCGATTGCTAACTTTGCCAGATCACTATCTCGAGAAGTTCATGCTTGAAGATCCTATAGGAGGAACACATTTGAATATTTTCATGGCTGGCTTGAAAACTGCTCATCGTCTTGTGGCAGTCAGCCATACCTATGCTTGGGAATGTCAAACACAGGAAGGTGGGTGGGGCTTACATGATGTACTTAAAGAAAATCGATGGAAACTCAGGGGAATTGTAAATGGAATTGACAGTGAGTGGAATCCAGAATTTGATGTCCATCTGATTTCTGATGGATATGTCAACTATTCTTTAAATACACTTGAAACAGGCAAGGCCACATGTAAATCAGCATTACAGAGAGAGCTTGGCTTGCCTGTATGCTCTGATGTCCCATTAATCAGTTTTATTGGTAGATTAGATCAACAAAAAGGAATAGATGTTATTGCAGAGGCCATGCCTTGGATGATGGAGCAAGATCTACAGTTAGTGATGTTGGGGGCAGGAAGAGAAGACTTGGAAACTATGTTGCATTCCTTTGAGGTTCAATATCGTGATAAGTTTCGTGGATGGGTGGGATTCTCTGTTAGAACAGCCCATCACATTATAGCGGGAGCAGACATTCTATTAATGCCATCAAGATTTGAACCTTGTGGACTAAACCAATTGTATGCAATGCAATATGGAACCATTCCTGTTGTTCATGCCGTTGGGGGGCTGAAAGATACAGTCAAGCCTTATGATCCACTTGCAAACTCTGGCACTGGGTGGACATTTGAACCTGCAGAATCAGCAGCATTGATCGATGCACTTGGGAATGCCTTACGGACGTATCATGACTTCAAACAAAGTTGGTT